The Mammaliicoccus vitulinus genome has a window encoding:
- the mobV gene encoding MobV family relaxase → MSYSIIRVSKVKTGTNTTGIQKHVQRENNNYENEDIDHSKTYLNYDLVNANKQNFNNLIDEKIEQNYTGKRKIRTDAIKHIDGLITSDNDFFDNQTPEDTKQFFEYAKEFLEQEYGKDNLLYATVHMDEKTPHMHYGVVPITDDGRLSAKEVVGNKKALTAFQDRFNEHVKQRGYDLERGQSRQVTNAKHEQISQYKQKTEYHKQEYERESQKTDHIKQKNDKLMQEYQKSLNTLKKPINVPYEQETEKVGGLFSKEIQETGNVVISQKDFNEFQKQIKAAQDISEDYEYIKSGRALDDKDKEIREKDDLLNKAVERIENADDNFNQLYENAKPLKENIEIALKLLKILLKELERVLGRNTFAERVNKLTEDEPKLNGLAGNLDKKMNPELYSEQEQQQEQQKNQKRDRGMHL, encoded by the coding sequence ATGTCGTATTCTATTATTAGAGTTTCAAAAGTTAAAACTGGAACAAATACAACGGGCATACAAAAACATGTTCAAAGAGAAAATAATAATTATGAAAATGAAGATATAGACCATAGTAAAACTTACTTAAATTATGATTTGGTAAATGCTAATAAACAGAATTTTAATAACTTGATTGATGAAAAAATCGAACAGAATTATACAGGCAAAAGAAAAATTAGAACAGACGCGATTAAACACATTGATGGTTTAATTACATCAGACAATGATTTCTTTGATAATCAAACGCCAGAAGATACAAAGCAGTTTTTTGAATATGCTAAAGAGTTTTTAGAACAAGAATACGGTAAAGATAATTTATTATATGCAACAGTTCACATGGACGAAAAAACACCACATATGCATTATGGCGTTGTTCCAATAACTGATGATGGTCGTTTAAGTGCTAAAGAAGTTGTAGGTAATAAAAAAGCTTTAACAGCGTTTCAAGATAGATTTAATGAGCATGTTAAACAACGAGGATATGATTTAGAACGTGGGCAATCAAGACAAGTAACAAATGCTAAACATGAGCAAATAAGTCAGTATAAACAAAAAACAGAATATCATAAGCAAGAATATGAACGTGAGAGCCAAAAAACAGACCATATAAAGCAAAAGAACGATAAATTAATGCAAGAGTACCAAAAATCGTTAAATACGCTTAAAAAGCCTATAAATGTTCCGTATGAGCAAGAAACTGAAAAAGTAGGTGGTTTATTTAGCAAAGAAATACAAGAAACTGGAAATGTTGTAATAAGCCAAAAAGATTTCAATGAATTTCAGAAACAGATAAAAGCTGCTCAAGATATTTCGGAAGATTACGAGTATATAAAGTCTGGTAGAGCCTTAGATGATAAAGATAAGGAAATACGAGAGAAAGATGATTTATTAAATAAAGCAGTTGAGCGTATTGAAAACGCAGACGATAATTTTAACCAACTTTACGAAAATGCAAAGCCACTTAAAGAGAATATAGAAATAGCGTTAAAGCTTTTAAAAATCTTACTAAAAGAGTTAGAACGAGTTTTAGGAAGAAATACCTTTGCGGAAAGAGTTAATAAGTTAACAGAAGATGAACCAAAACTAAATGGTTTAGCAGGAAACTTAGATAAAAAAATGAATCCAGAATTATATTCAGAACAGGAACAGCAACAAGAACAACAAAAGAATCAAAAACGAGATAGAGGTATGCACTTATAG